A window of Microbacterium hominis genomic DNA:
GACGGGACAACATCACCGCGCTCGTCGTTCACGCGCACGCGGTACGCTCGCGTTCGGAGCGCACCGTCGATGACACCCTCCCCGTCGCACCGGGGGGTGCCGCCGACGAGATCGACGAGGACACTCGTCCGCGCGCCGCTGCCGCAGGAGGATTCTGATGTCGACGCACTACGCCCCGGGACAGGTCGCGGTCGCCGTGACGCGGCAGGGCCTGGTCGCCCTCGGCGCCGATGTGCCCCACGACGTCGCCGCGCGCGTCTGGTCGCGCATGGGCGAGGGCCGCGGGCTTCCCGGCGTGCTCGAGGCGCTCACCGGGGCGTTCGGCACGTCGCTGGCCGCCATCCCGCCGTTCGCGGTGGTGCTCGAGGAGGGCGACGCCGTGCGCGTCGCCGTGCGCGGAGAGTTCATCGTCGAGATCGAGGGCGAGGAGCCGCTGTCGGGCGCCGGGGTCACGACGTGGACGGAGCGGGCCTATGCCGGTGCCGGGCGCGTCGCGCTGACGACGTCGGAGGCGGCCGGATCCCCGGCCGCGCTGCCGGTCGTCGACGCCGTGGTGCTCGCCTCGGCGGTGACCTGGATCCGGGATGCCGCGGCCGCGGCCGCACCCGCCACGCCCGCGGCCGAGCCCGTGCCCCCGGTTCCGGCGGTGCCCGCAGTGCCCGTCCCCGAGGCTGTGCCCGCCGTTCCGGCTGTGCCCGCCACGCCCGCGGTGCCTCCGGCGGTCCCCGCCGCACCTGCCCCGGCATCCACCGCGCCCATCTCGGCCGTGCCGGGGCTGATCGACTCGCGGGCCGTGACCTCGATCGCCGACACCCTGATGCCGGTCGAGTCCACCGAGGGGCCCGGCGGTCTTCCGTCCGAGGAGACGGCGATCCCCGACGACGAGCCCGACTTCGGCGACACCGTCGTGTCGGTGCGCCGCAGCGCCCGGGATGCCGCGCAGACGCCCGTCGACGAGGCCACCCTCCTGCGCCCCGATGCAGCCGTCTCGGCGCCCCCGGCGCCGGGCGCGGCATCCGCTCCCGTCGTGACGGGGGGAGACCACGACGGGGCGACGGTCTCCCTCGCGGAGGTGCGGGCGGCCCGCGCGGCGCGCGACGATTCCGCGCCCGCGCCGCTGGCACCGCCGCGTGCGGCCGCGCCAGGCCGCATCCGGCTGTCCACCGGACAGCTGCTGCGCCTGGACCGCACCGTCGTGATCGGCCGGCGACCGCGCGCCACGCGCGTGGCCGGCACGGACCTTCCGCACCTCGTGGCCGTCGAAAGTCCGCAGCAGGACATCTCCCGCAGCCACCTCGAACTGCGGGTCGAGGGCGACAGCATCGTGGCGACCGACCTTCGCACGACCAACGGCACGACCCTGCGCCGCCCCGGCACCGACCCGGTGCGCCTGCACCCGGGCGAGGGCACGGTCGTCGTGCCCGGTGACGTGCTCGACCTCGGCGACGGCATCGTCGTCACCGTCGAGGAGATCGCGTGAGCACCAAGCGCGCCGCGATGGCGCCTCCCGATCTGCCCGGCTTCACGTACGTCGACGTGCTCGGGTCGGGGGGATTCGCCGACGTCTACCTGTACGAGCAGCATCTGCCGCGTCGCCGCGTCGCCGTCAAGGTGCTCCTCACCGAGCGGATGTCGAGCGGCTCGGTCGCCGAGTTCACCGCCGAGGCGAACGTCATGGCGATGCTGTCGACGCACCCGGCGATCGTCACGATCTACCAGGCGGGCGTCGCCGGCGACGGCAGGCCGTATCTCGTCATGGAGTACTGCCCCAAGCCCAACCTGCAGGTGCGGTATCGGCGCGAGCCGTTCGCGGTCGCCGAGGCGCTGCGGGTGGGCGTGCAGGTGGCGGCAGCCGTCGAGACCGCGCACCGGGCGGGCGTGCTGCACCGCGACATCAAGCCGGCGAACATCCTCGTCACCGAGTACAACCGCCCCGCGCTCACCGACTTCGGCATCGCCTCCACGACGACCGCGGCCGCCGAGTCGGCCGGTCTGTCGATCCCGTGGTCGCCGCCGGAGTCCTTCGCCGACGTGCCCGAGTCGGGTGCGCGCTCCGACGTCTACGCGCTCGGCGCGACCGTGTACTCCCTGCTGAGCGGCCGGTCTCCGTTCGAGGTGCCGGGAGAGCGCAACACCGCCGCCGATCTCATCCACCGCATCGAGACGGCACCACTGCCGCGCCTCTCGCGCCCCGACATGCCGGTATCGCTGCAGCACGTGCTCGAGCGTGCGATGGCGAAGTCGGCCGCCGACCGCTACGACAGCGCGATCGCCTTCGCCCGGTCGCTGCAGAAGGTGCAGATCGAGCTCTCGCACTCGGTCACCGCCATCGACATCCTCGACGACGGCCTGCCCGACGACACGGTCGACGACGAGGACGACGGGCTCACCCGTGTGCGCGGCGTGGTCAGCATCGATCCCGAGACCTCGCCCGCCGCCGGACTCACGCGTCCCTCGGCCACGACGGCTCCCTCTCGCGGCGTCTTCGCGGCGCCCGCCGACGCCGGGTTCGCGCCCGGGCCGGCCGCATCGACGGCTGCCGTCGACGACACCGTCATGCGGGATGCCGCCGCCGACGGCGCCACGATGCTGCGGCCGGCCGAGGGGTGGGCGTCCGCGCCGTCCGCGCCGGCGTCCGCCGCGCCCGCTCCCGCGCCCCACGCCCCTGCCGTGGACGACGCCGCGACGGCTCGCCGCGCCCCGGCATCCCTCTCGGCCGCCCCGGTTGAGCGACCCGGGAGCGGGCCGCGCACGCCCGCCGCCGCGGCCGGTGTCGACGCGCGCAGGGTCCCGGCCGCGGACGCTTCCGGGGCTCCGCGCCGGCGCACGGGGCTGTGGGTCGCGCTCGGCGCGGCAGCGCTGGTGATCGTCGCGGTGGTCGTGGGCGTGTCGCTGCCGGGCATCCTCTCCGGCGCGATGCCGGCGGCGGATCCGCCCGCCGAGGAGCCGGCGGCCCCTCAGGACCCCGTCATGCTCTCCGTGCCGGCGCCCGCCGATCTGACGGGCACGGTCACCGACGCCGGCGTGGTGTTCACGTGGACGAACCCGGTGCCCGAGAACGGCGACCGCTACCTGTGGGGCACGCTCACGCGCGCCGACGAGGATGCCGCGCTGCAGCCCGTCGACGTCGCCACCGTGACGGTGCCCGCCGATCCGTCCGGCACCACGTGCATCGAGGTCACCACGCTGCGGGCGAGCGGGCAGAGCTCCGACGCGGTGAGGGCGTGCGCACCGTGACCGGTGGTCTGACGGCCGAACTGACGGTCGAGTTCGCCGGCGAGCACTTCGTCGTCGACCCGTCGTCGACCTTCACCGTCGGCCGCGACGGCGACCTCGCCATCGACGACAACCTGTTCCTGCACCGCCATTTCCTCACGATCGAGAACCTCGAAGGGCTGTGGCTGCTCTCGAACGTCGGCTCACGGCTGTCGGCGACCGTCACCGACTCCGGCGGACGCGTGCAGGCCTGGCTCGCCCCGGGGGCGCGGCTGCCGCTCGTGTTCGCGTCGACGTCGGTGATCTTCAGCGCGGGACCGACCACGTACGAGCTCACGATCCGCTCGAGCGCGCCGGCGTTCCGCGAGACGGAGCCGCGAGATTTCGACGACGACGCCAGCACGATCGGCGAGGTGCCGCTCACGCTCAGCCAGAAGCTGATGATCCTCGCCCTCGCCGAGCCCGTGCTCCGGCGCGAGGGCACCGGGATGAGCGAGCTGCCGACCTCCGCGCAGGCGGCGGCGCGGCTCGGCTGGGCGCTGACGAAGTTCAACCGCAAGCTCGACAACGTGTGCGACAAGCTGGATCGCATCGGCGTGCCGGGGCTGCGCGGCGGGGTCGGCTCGTATGCCACGAACCGCCGGGTGCGTCTGGTCGAACACGCCATCTCGGCGCGGCTGGTCTCCCGTGCGGACCTGCCCCTGCTCGACCAGGAGCACGACGCCGCCGAGGGGTGACCCGGAGCGGTCAGCGCCCCGGATCGGCGAGGTGCCTGCCGCCGTGGCTGAGCACCTTCACGACCACGCCGCGGCGGTGCAGCTCGGCCACCGTGCGGGTCTCCTCGTCGATGTCGCGGCCCAGCGCATGCACATTGGCGACGACCAGCACGTCGCCGCGGCGCAGCGTGCCGAACAGGCGCACCAGCCGCGACTCCCAGGTCTCGAGCGTCTCGGGGGCGGGATGCCGGAACCCTTCGATCGGCACGCCGAAGCGCGTCAGCTCATCGCGCTGCTCGACGACCGAGGGCATGTCGTCGCGGGAGATGACGAGGCCGACCAGGCGCGATCCGACGGGCCGGGCCTGCCACCAGTGGCGGTCGCGCTGGAGCTCCGTGAAGCACTTCGGGCACTCCGCGGCCAGGTGCGGAAGATGCAGGGGCGCCGTCTCCGGCGATGAGCCGGGTTCATGCACGTGCGCGTGCGCCGCGGCATCCATCGATGTCGTGCCCTCGCCCATATGCGCTCCTTCGTCCGCCCCATTGTCCCCCGCGACGGCACCCGGAG
This region includes:
- a CDS encoding FHA domain-containing protein yields the protein MSTHYAPGQVAVAVTRQGLVALGADVPHDVAARVWSRMGEGRGLPGVLEALTGAFGTSLAAIPPFAVVLEEGDAVRVAVRGEFIVEIEGEEPLSGAGVTTWTERAYAGAGRVALTTSEAAGSPAALPVVDAVVLASAVTWIRDAAAAAAPATPAAEPVPPVPAVPAVPVPEAVPAVPAVPATPAVPPAVPAAPAPASTAPISAVPGLIDSRAVTSIADTLMPVESTEGPGGLPSEETAIPDDEPDFGDTVVSVRRSARDAAQTPVDEATLLRPDAAVSAPPAPGAASAPVVTGGDHDGATVSLAEVRAARAARDDSAPAPLAPPRAAAPGRIRLSTGQLLRLDRTVVIGRRPRATRVAGTDLPHLVAVESPQQDISRSHLELRVEGDSIVATDLRTTNGTTLRRPGTDPVRLHPGEGTVVVPGDVLDLGDGIVVTVEEIA
- a CDS encoding serine/threonine-protein kinase codes for the protein MSTKRAAMAPPDLPGFTYVDVLGSGGFADVYLYEQHLPRRRVAVKVLLTERMSSGSVAEFTAEANVMAMLSTHPAIVTIYQAGVAGDGRPYLVMEYCPKPNLQVRYRREPFAVAEALRVGVQVAAAVETAHRAGVLHRDIKPANILVTEYNRPALTDFGIASTTTAAAESAGLSIPWSPPESFADVPESGARSDVYALGATVYSLLSGRSPFEVPGERNTAADLIHRIETAPLPRLSRPDMPVSLQHVLERAMAKSAADRYDSAIAFARSLQKVQIELSHSVTAIDILDDGLPDDTVDDEDDGLTRVRGVVSIDPETSPAAGLTRPSATTAPSRGVFAAPADAGFAPGPAASTAAVDDTVMRDAAADGATMLRPAEGWASAPSAPASAAPAPAPHAPAVDDAATARRAPASLSAAPVERPGSGPRTPAAAAGVDARRVPAADASGAPRRRTGLWVALGAAALVIVAVVVGVSLPGILSGAMPAADPPAEEPAAPQDPVMLSVPAPADLTGTVTDAGVVFTWTNPVPENGDRYLWGTLTRADEDAALQPVDVATVTVPADPSGTTCIEVTTLRASGQSSDAVRACAP
- a CDS encoding recombinase family protein; the protein is MDAAAHAHVHEPGSSPETAPLHLPHLAAECPKCFTELQRDRHWWQARPVGSRLVGLVISRDDMPSVVEQRDELTRFGVPIEGFRHPAPETLETWESRLVRLFGTLRRGDVLVVANVHALGRDIDEETRTVAELHRRGVVVKVLSHGGRHLADPGR